The DNA segment GGTATGCTGCAGAGGCCTTTCATCAAACTGTTGCTGGTCGAGGACAATCCGGGCGACGCGCGCCTCGTCCAGGTGATGCTGGAGGAGGTGGGCGGCTTCGAGATCGTCTGGGCGGCGACCTTGGCCGATGCCCTGGCAAGGGTGGAAGACGGGGGCCTGGACGCGGCCCTCCTCGACCTGTCCCTGCCGGACAGCCATGGCTTGGAGACCTTGCGTCGCCTGCGCGACAAGGCGCCGGGGCTGCCCATCGTCATCTTCACGGGTTTCGACGACGAGGAACTGGGCCTGCGCGCTGTCCAGGAAGGCTGTCAGGACTACCTGGTCAAGGGGCAGGGAGACGGAAACCTGGTTCGCCGCACCCTTCACTACGCCGTTGAACGCAAGTTGGCGGACGAAGACCGTCGCCGCTATGTCGAACGCCTGAAGCGTACCCTGATGCAGACCGTGCACGCGGTCTCGCTGACCATCGAGATGCGCGATCCCTATACCGCCGGCCACCAACGCCGGGTCGCCCAGTTGGCGGTGGCCATCGGCCGCCATCTCAACCTCGACCGCGACGTCCTGGACGGCCTGGAGACCGGGGCCCTGATCCACGACCTGGGCAAGATCAACGTGCCGGCGGACTTCCTGGCCCGCCCCGGCCATCTGTCGGAGGCAGCCTTCCGGGTAGTCATGGCCCATCCCCAGGTCGGATTCGAGATCGTCTCGGGTATCGAATTCCCTTGGCCGGTAGCCACGATGATCCTGCAGCACCACGAACGGCTGGACGGGACCGGCTATCCCAACGGAATCTCGGGCGACGAGATCATCCTGGAGGCACGGATTCTCGCCGTGGCCGACGTCGTGGAGGCGATCAGCTCGCACCGTCCCTACCGACCCTCGCTAGGCCTGCGGGCGGCCATGGAGGAGATCCGGAACCACGCCGGCATTCGTTACGATCCGCGGGTTGTCGAGGCCTGCGAGGAGGTCATCCAGT comes from the Magnetospirillum sp. WYHS-4 genome and includes:
- a CDS encoding response regulator, which translates into the protein MLQRPFIKLLLVEDNPGDARLVQVMLEEVGGFEIVWAATLADALARVEDGGLDAALLDLSLPDSHGLETLRRLRDKAPGLPIVIFTGFDDEELGLRAVQEGCQDYLVKGQGDGNLVRRTLHYAVERKLADEDRRRYVERLKRTLMQTVHAVSLTIEMRDPYTAGHQRRVAQLAVAIGRHLNLDRDVLDGLETGALIHDLGKINVPADFLARPGHLSEAAFRVVMAHPQVGFEIVSGIEFPWPVATMILQHHERLDGTGYPNGISGDEIILEARILAVADVVEAISSHRPYRPSLGLRAAMEEIRNHAGIRYDPRVVEACEEVIQSHEFDPNEFPSEIPALLI